The proteins below come from a single Saccharophagus degradans 2-40 genomic window:
- a CDS encoding diacylglycerol kinase family protein gives MKYKYTHLISVIILTAIALKSVPLLLLVLAAWIALALGAVALAYKYNWAMLFRKKKNGVIPASVRWVFTPYLVGVTLYNIYIKSKDSVPVIQKIEPNLYLGARMRAGELENLHSVKIQSVLDLTAEFDGLGDYAQEHDIDYLNIPVLDHGLPKLHQLVQACRWIDKNVKRKRSVLVHCALGRGRSVLVVAAYLLATKKAGDVEEALDEIRTIRATARLNKRQHSALNKWKEELQQSTIKKEQAWLIANPVSGTEQWPRYKQDIIARLENHFDLHVVETSKQLGADYWAKQALKAKVGLVIISGGDGTVGEAASVLANTDTVMGVLPLGTANALSHAIIGWQTKIIPVESACETIESGEPRRIDTALCNKKRMLLAMGIGIEAKMITEASAERKSKLGQLAYIDGFFRALKHGNEYKLDVKFDDEPVKRIVTKSLVVANAAPVTTLLAQGNGSPNYSDGFLDVTWLPKGGEVADEVMSLGALALSGLYERPFNGHVFHKRAKKISISSPGAIHYVLDGEPKCDQQITLELESKSLRIFVPVTEGNEGNEANSETEYRDNKAQAIEPLTPLNKQEQTDSVLER, from the coding sequence ATGAAATATAAATACACACATCTTATAAGCGTAATAATACTTACCGCTATTGCATTAAAGAGTGTGCCTTTATTGCTGCTAGTACTAGCAGCTTGGATTGCGCTTGCTCTAGGTGCTGTGGCTCTGGCCTATAAATACAATTGGGCAATGCTATTTCGCAAGAAAAAGAACGGCGTAATACCAGCCTCTGTACGTTGGGTGTTTACCCCCTATTTAGTGGGCGTAACGCTATACAATATTTATATAAAATCGAAAGATAGTGTGCCAGTTATTCAAAAAATAGAACCTAATTTGTATTTAGGGGCAAGAATGCGCGCAGGTGAACTAGAAAACTTGCATTCGGTAAAAATTCAAAGCGTATTAGATTTAACCGCAGAATTTGACGGCCTGGGTGATTACGCGCAGGAGCATGATATAGATTATTTAAATATTCCAGTGCTGGATCACGGCTTGCCCAAACTTCATCAACTTGTTCAAGCATGTCGTTGGATAGATAAAAACGTTAAGCGCAAGCGTTCAGTGTTAGTACATTGTGCTTTAGGCAGAGGTCGTTCGGTACTTGTAGTCGCTGCTTACCTATTAGCGACTAAAAAAGCGGGTGATGTAGAAGAAGCGCTAGATGAAATTCGCACAATACGTGCTACTGCTCGCTTAAACAAAAGGCAGCATAGCGCGCTAAATAAATGGAAAGAAGAATTGCAGCAATCCACTATAAAAAAAGAGCAGGCATGGTTAATAGCCAACCCTGTTTCTGGTACCGAACAGTGGCCGAGATACAAGCAAGATATTATTGCACGCTTAGAAAATCACTTTGATCTACATGTGGTGGAAACAAGTAAGCAGCTAGGCGCCGATTACTGGGCTAAGCAAGCGCTTAAAGCCAAGGTTGGTCTTGTAATAATTAGTGGTGGCGATGGAACTGTTGGCGAAGCAGCAAGTGTGCTAGCGAATACAGACACCGTAATGGGGGTATTACCCTTAGGTACGGCAAATGCCCTTAGCCACGCCATTATAGGCTGGCAAACAAAAATAATACCGGTAGAAAGCGCTTGCGAAACAATTGAATCTGGCGAGCCACGCCGCATTGATACAGCGCTATGTAACAAAAAAAGAATGCTACTGGCTATGGGAATAGGCATAGAAGCAAAAATGATTACTGAGGCTAGCGCAGAGCGAAAGAGCAAGCTCGGACAATTAGCCTACATCGATGGCTTTTTTAGAGCCCTTAAGCATGGCAACGAATATAAATTAGATGTGAAATTTGATGATGAGCCGGTGAAGCGTATTGTTACAAAAAGTTTAGTGGTAGCCAATGCAGCCCCAGTTACAACACTGCTGGCGCAGGGCAACGGTAGCCCAAACTACAGCGATGGCTTTTTAGATGTTACTTGGCTGCCTAAGGGAGGGGAAGTCGCAGATGAGGTGATGTCCCTAGGGGCGCTAGCTTTATCTGGTCTCTACGAACGTCCTTTTAATGGACATGTGTTTCACAAGCGCGCCAAAAAAATATCTATTTCTTCCCCTGGTGCCATTCACTATGTACTTGATGGCGAACCAAAATGTGACCAACAAATAACCCTTGAGCTTGAATCGAAAAGCTTAAGAATATTTGTGCCTGTTACTGAGGGCAATGAAGGCAATGAAGCGAATAGCGAAACAGAATATAGAGACAACAAAGCTCAAGCCATTGAACCCTTAACACCCTTGAATAAACAAGAACAAACCGATTCGGTTCTAGAGCGTTAA
- a CDS encoding peptidylprolyl isomerase: MIKYLASISLFPKYKTTIARNGKLACASALLSLCALQAQATTVQFQTSLGDFEVNLYDEHTPITVENFLAYVNAGSYTDSIIHRSVDNFIVQGGGYTWEQDENPARIETNPAILNEPVYSNVAGTIAMAKTGNNVNSATSQWFFNLKDNGANLDIQNGGFTVFGHTDAAGLAILESISDLPVYSFQNSFESMPLMDYTTDDANNQVPVEYEHAVKIYAITILDATVDTLGNETPVENDRIDSYEPPSNSNGGSGGGSLTLLGLLGLTCLGLVRRKRTPR; encoded by the coding sequence ATGATTAAATATTTAGCTTCAATTAGCCTATTCCCCAAATATAAAACCACTATCGCCCGCAACGGCAAACTCGCTTGCGCCTCTGCTTTACTTAGCCTATGCGCTCTGCAGGCTCAGGCAACAACGGTGCAGTTTCAAACTTCACTGGGTGATTTTGAAGTAAACCTCTACGATGAACACACGCCAATTACCGTAGAGAATTTTTTGGCCTATGTTAACGCCGGTAGCTATACCGACTCGATTATTCACCGCTCTGTAGATAACTTTATAGTACAGGGTGGTGGCTACACTTGGGAACAGGACGAGAACCCAGCGCGCATTGAAACAAACCCCGCCATATTAAACGAACCTGTTTACTCTAACGTAGCAGGCACTATAGCTATGGCTAAAACTGGCAACAATGTTAATAGCGCTACCAGCCAGTGGTTTTTTAACCTTAAAGATAATGGCGCAAATTTAGATATTCAGAATGGCGGCTTTACGGTATTTGGCCACACCGATGCAGCAGGCCTTGCTATTTTAGAAAGCATCAGTGATTTACCCGTGTACTCCTTCCAAAATTCATTCGAAAGCATGCCACTAATGGACTACACCACCGACGACGCTAACAATCAGGTGCCGGTAGAGTATGAACACGCAGTGAAAATTTACGCCATTACCATATTGGATGCGACGGTAGACACGCTAGGCAATGAAACACCCGTAGAGAACGACCGAATAGACAGCTATGAGCCACCTTCCAATTCTAATGGTGGTAGTGGCGGTGGTTCGCTCACTTTACTTGGCTTACTTGGCCTTACTTGTTTAGGTTTGGTACGCAGAAAGAGAACACCACGCTAG
- a CDS encoding outer membrane beta-barrel protein has translation MKNFIKPLAISITSLGLVFTGASYANDVNEGISPYIGGSYGRIDVNNDDFGDDDDAAYSIYSGVKIGPIFAAQLGYVDFGGTNNDFFSTNTTGIELSGLAYVLNTEMVDVYLRGGLLFWDAELNSDSFNTDNDGNELFWGVGSDINLTENLSLRLEYARYNVEYEDDEFGPLADGTEYDLNHLNAGINFSF, from the coding sequence ATGAAAAACTTTATTAAACCTTTAGCAATTTCCATTACTTCTCTAGGCTTAGTTTTTACCGGCGCTTCTTATGCTAACGACGTAAACGAAGGCATCTCTCCTTATATTGGTGGCTCTTACGGACGAATAGATGTTAACAACGATGACTTTGGTGATGACGACGATGCTGCTTACTCAATTTATAGCGGCGTAAAGATCGGGCCTATTTTTGCGGCTCAACTTGGCTATGTAGATTTTGGTGGAACTAACAACGACTTTTTCTCGACCAATACAACTGGCATAGAGCTTTCTGGCTTAGCGTATGTGCTAAACACCGAAATGGTGGATGTATATTTGCGCGGCGGCCTATTGTTTTGGGATGCAGAACTAAACAGCGATTCGTTTAATACCGATAACGACGGCAACGAGCTCTTCTGGGGTGTAGGGTCGGATATCAACCTTACCGAGAACCTTTCATTGCGCCTAGAGTATGCCCGCTATAATGTGGAGTACGAAGATGACGAGTTTGGACCATTGGCAGACGGTACCGAGTACGACCTTAACCACTTGAATGCCGGTATTAATTTCTCCTTCTAA